A genomic window from Lotus japonicus ecotype B-129 chromosome 1, LjGifu_v1.2 includes:
- the LOC130710823 gene encoding uncharacterized protein LOC130710823, whose amino-acid sequence MRFNLTHIELVYAKYNSAWFEVVEFLNYGPKLQVLVINQPKHVGGLGFRDFKSFNLALVAKNWWRIYNYPDSLLGKVFKSVYFSSVRMECAKKGYRPSYAWSSILKTSSMIQKGSCWRIGDGSRVRIWEDNWLANGPPVKFRQDVVDELGLAKVADLMLPDNGGWNVPLLEWTFCPATAARIMSVPLPRQPESDQLFWLGTADGLYSVKTGYEFLQEVVARDSPSTSLSRGLDQTLWKRFWKEPSMPRVREVSWRVCAGALPVRTKLRQRGVDVDSSFPLCGLEEETIDHLFLGCNIARGCWFASPMGVRVDPGLTMVDFLTMVIRDMDLELALVSQSTLSFTLATSHERGNLKRWRRPAEDVVKVNVDAAVGQDRFAGFGLVARDHAGEVLAAAAKYPTMVLSPTVAEALSLRWSMDLAIQLGFRRVQFETDCLLLQQAWKKVSRNSYLFSIIKDCHKLVVFFDHVDLTFVRREGNFCADYLARNASSYPDSVWIEEGPPGLSSFLRDDVLASMPISI is encoded by the exons ATGAG GTTTAATTTAACCCATATTGAACTTGTATATGCCAAATATAATAGTGCTTGGTTTGAGGTAGTGGAATTTCTCAACTATGGCCCCAAGCTTCAAGTTCTTGTCATTAACCAG CCCAAACATGTTGGGGGTCTTGGCTTTAGGGATTTTAAATCCTTTAATTTGGCCCTTGTGGCTAAGAACTGGTGGCGTATTTACAATTACCCTGATTCCCTTCTTGGTAAGGTGTTCAAAAGTGTCTATTTCTCCTCCGTTAGGATGGAGTGTGCTAAGAAAGGGTATAGACCGAGCTATGCATGGAGTAGCATATTAAAAACATCATCAATGATCCAGAAGGGTAGTTGTTGGAGGATTGGGGATGGATCCCGGGTTCGAATTTGGGAGGATAATTGGCTTGCTAATGGTCCTCCAGTGAAGTTTAGACAGGATGTGGTTGATGAGCTTGGCCTAGCCAAGGTTGCAGATCTCATGCTCCCAGATAACGGTGGTTGGAATGTTCCTTTGCTTGAGTGGACTTTTTGCCCAGCTACAGCTGCTCGGATTATGTCTGTCCCTCTCCCTCGCCAGCCTGAGTCAGATCAGCTCTTCTGGTTAGGGACTGCGGACGGTTTGTATTCAGTTAAAACAGGTTATGAGTTTCTTCAAGAGGTGGTAGCCCGGGATTCTCCCTCGACTTCTCTCTCCCGTGGGCTTGATCAAACACTTTGGAAGCGGTTTTGGAAAGAACCTTCTATGCCCAGGGTTAGGGAGGTATCTTGGCGTGTGTGTGCAGGTGCCCTTCCGGTGCGAACGAAACTCCGCCAGAGAGGTGTGGATGTTGATTCAAGCTTCCCGTTGTGCGGTCTTGAGGAGGAAACGATTGACCATCTGTTTCTTGGGTGCAATATTGCCCGAGGTTGCTGGTTTGCAAGTCCCATGGGTGTTCGCGTGGATCCAGGTTTGACGATGGTGGATTTCTTGACTATGGTGATCCGGGACATGGATCTTGAG CTAGCCTTGGTAAGTCAATCAACTCTATCTTTCACACTGGCTACATCACATGAGAGGGGCAACTTGAAGAGGTGGCGGAGACCGGCAGAGGACGTGGTCAAAGTGAACGTGGACGCAGCCGTTGGACAGGACAGGTTTGCGGGTTTTGGTCTTGTTGCTAGAGACCATGCAGGTGAGGTTCTCGCAGCTGCAGCAAAGTACCCCACTATGGTGCTTTCTCCTACAGTAGCGGAGGCCCTTAGCTTGCGGTGGTCGATGGATTTGGCTATTCAGCTAGGGTTCAGGAGAGTGCAGTTTGAGACTGATTGCTTGCTCTTACAACAGGCTTGGAAGAAAGTTTCTAGAAactcttatttattttccaTTATTAAGGATTGTCATAAGTTAGTGGTGTTTTTTGATCATGTTGATCTTACTTTTGTGCGTAGGGAAGGGAACTTTTGTGCTGACTACCTTGCTAGGAACGCCTCTTCTTACCCAGACtctgtttggattgaggagggGCCTCCGGGGTTGTCTAGTTTTTTGAGGGATGATGTATTGGCATCTATGCCGATTTCGATTTGA
- the LOC130732191 gene encoding uncharacterized protein LOC130732191, translating into MDPPEFDLEAYLEKSKREDTYVLNHFRERRNLILEDSAPSGRKHLSRDHAGANQRLIADYFANEPTYDDGIFRRRYRMQKHVYLRIVADLSSSDNYFTQRVDAAKKEGISPLAKCTTAMRMLAYGVAADCLRRFCKGIIRLYEQEYMRAPTQEDLQRILQVSEMRGFPGMIGSIDCMHWEWKNCPKAWEGQLNDINILDRSPVFDELEQGNASRVNFIVNQRPYNMAYYLADGIYPSYPTFVKSIRLPQTKPDKCFAKHQERCPKDIERAFGVLQARFKIIREPARFWDITDLGIIMRSCIILHNMIVEDERDSYAQRWTDFEQAEGSGSSTPQPYSTEVLPAFADHVRARSEFRDPNVHHQLQADLVKHIWAKFGMYDD; encoded by the exons atggatccacCAGAGTTTGATCTCGAAGCTTACCTTGAAAAAAGCAAGAGAGAAGACACTTATGTACTCAACCACTTTAGGGAGCGTCGAAATCTAATATTGGAGGATAGCGCACCTAGTGGTAGAAAACATCTCAGTAGAGATCATGCAGGGGCAAACCAAAGGCTAATTgccgactactttgccaatgagcctacatacgacgatggaatattccgtcgccggtaccggatgcaaaaacatgtgtaccttcgaatcgttgcggacctttcaagtagtgataactacttcacccaacgAGTTGATGCAGCGAAGAAAGAAGGTATATCTCCCTTAGCAAAATgcaccacagcaatgcgaatgttagcatatggtgtggcagcagat tgtttacgtcgattctgtaaaggaatcatacgattgtacgAGCAAGAGTACatgagagcaccaacccaagaggacctgcaaagaatactacaagttagtgaaatgcgggggttcccaggcatgatcgggagtattgactgcatgcactgggagtggaaaaattgtcctaaagcatgggaaggtca gttgaacgaTATAAACATTCTAGACCGGTCACCAGTATTTGATGAATTGGAACAGGGAAACGCTTCACGTGTGAATTTCATCGTGAaccaacgtccctataatatggcatactatctagctgatggtatctacccttcttatccaactttcgtcaagtctattagacttcctcaaactAAACCCGATAAGTGCTTTGCAAAACATCAGGAGAGATGTccgaaggacatcgaacgtgcatttggagtgcttcaagctcgttttaaaatcatccgtgaaccagctcgcttcTGGGACATaactgatttgggtatcatcatgaggtcatgcatcatattacataatatgattgttgaggatgaacgagattcatatgctcaacgctggaccgattttgagcaagctgagggaagtggatctagtacaccgcaaccatactcgaccgaggtgttacccgcttttgcggatcatgtgcgtgctagatccgagttccgTGATCCAAATGTCCATCACCAACTGCAAGCAGATttagtgaagcacatctgggcaaagtttggaatgtatgatgattaa